A window of the Streptomyces luomodiensis genome harbors these coding sequences:
- a CDS encoding fumarate reductase/succinate dehydrogenase flavoprotein subunit: MTQVERQAWDVVVIGAGGAGLRAAIEAREQGMRCAVICKSLFGKAHTVMAEGGIAASMGNVNERDNWQVHFRDTMRGGKFLNHWRMAELHAQEAPDRVWELETWGALFDRTPEGKISQRNFGGHEYPRLAHVGDRTGLELIRTLQQKIVSLQQEDKAATGDYEARLKVFQECTVTRIIKDGDRVAGVFGYERESGRFFALEAPAVVLATGGIGKSFKVTSNSWEYTGDGHALALLAGASLINMEFVQFHPTGMVWPPSVKGILVTESVRGDGGVLRNSEGKRFMFDYIPDVFKEKYAQSEDEADRWYEDPDHNRRPPELLPRDEVARAINAEVKAGRGSPHGGVFLDVSTRMSAEVIKRRLPSMHHQFKELADVDITAEPMEVGPTCHYVMGGVDVDPDTAAAAGVPGLFAAGEVAGGMHGSNRLGGNSLSDLLVFGRRAGLHAARYAQQVAASGARPVPDEAQLDLAAAEALRPFSAEAGEPGEAGEPTEAVAGPSAPPENPYTLHQQLQQSMNDLVGIIRRAEEMEEALHRLADLRVRAHRAGVEGHRQFNPGWHLAIDLRNMLLVSECVARAALERTESRGGHTRDDCPEMDRAWRRLNLVCRLSDPSGGLAAPDTGRGQIRLERRETPPIRPDLLNLFEKEELVKYLTDEELTQ, translated from the coding sequence GGACGTGGTCGTGATCGGCGCGGGCGGCGCCGGGCTGCGGGCCGCGATCGAGGCCCGCGAGCAGGGCATGCGCTGCGCCGTCATCTGCAAGTCGCTGTTCGGCAAGGCCCATACGGTGATGGCCGAGGGCGGCATCGCGGCCAGCATGGGCAACGTCAACGAGCGCGACAACTGGCAGGTGCACTTCCGCGACACCATGCGCGGGGGCAAGTTCCTCAACCACTGGCGGATGGCCGAGCTGCACGCCCAGGAGGCCCCGGACCGGGTCTGGGAGCTGGAGACCTGGGGCGCGCTCTTCGACCGCACCCCGGAGGGGAAGATCTCCCAGCGGAACTTCGGCGGCCATGAGTACCCCCGTCTCGCCCATGTCGGGGACCGCACCGGGCTGGAGCTGATCCGCACCCTCCAGCAGAAGATCGTCTCCCTCCAGCAGGAGGACAAGGCCGCGACCGGCGACTACGAGGCCCGGCTGAAGGTCTTCCAGGAGTGCACGGTCACCCGGATCATCAAGGACGGCGACCGGGTCGCCGGGGTCTTCGGCTACGAGCGCGAGTCCGGCCGGTTCTTCGCCCTGGAGGCCCCGGCGGTGGTGCTGGCCACCGGCGGTATCGGCAAGTCCTTCAAGGTCACCTCGAACTCCTGGGAGTACACCGGCGACGGCCACGCGCTGGCCCTGCTCGCGGGCGCCTCGCTGATCAACATGGAGTTCGTGCAGTTCCATCCCACCGGTATGGTCTGGCCGCCCTCGGTCAAGGGCATCCTGGTCACCGAGTCGGTGCGCGGCGACGGCGGGGTGCTGCGCAACAGCGAGGGCAAGCGGTTCATGTTCGACTACATCCCGGACGTCTTCAAGGAGAAGTACGCCCAGTCCGAGGACGAGGCCGACCGCTGGTACGAGGACCCGGACCACAACCGCCGCCCGCCCGAGCTGCTCCCCCGCGACGAGGTGGCCCGCGCCATCAACGCCGAGGTGAAGGCGGGCCGGGGCTCCCCGCACGGCGGGGTCTTCCTCGACGTCTCCACCCGGATGTCCGCCGAGGTGATCAAGCGGCGGCTGCCCTCGATGCACCACCAGTTCAAGGAGCTCGCGGACGTCGACATCACCGCCGAGCCCATGGAGGTGGGCCCCACCTGTCACTACGTGATGGGCGGGGTGGACGTCGACCCGGACACCGCGGCCGCGGCCGGGGTGCCCGGACTGTTCGCCGCGGGCGAGGTCGCGGGCGGTATGCACGGCTCCAACCGGCTCGGCGGCAACTCCCTCTCCGACCTGCTGGTCTTCGGGCGCCGCGCCGGGCTCCACGCGGCCCGGTACGCCCAACAGGTCGCGGCCTCCGGCGCCCGCCCGGTGCCGGACGAGGCCCAGCTGGACCTGGCGGCGGCCGAGGCGCTGCGCCCGTTCAGCGCCGAGGCCGGCGAGCCGGGGGAGGCGGGGGAACCGACGGAGGCTGTCGCGGGGCCGTCCGCGCCGCCGGAGAACCCGTACACCCTCCACCAGCAGCTCCAGCAGTCGATGAACGACCTGGTGGGGATCATCAGGAGGGCCGAGGAGATGGAGGAGGCGCTGCACCGGCTGGCCGATCTGCGGGTCCGGGCGCACCGCGCCGGGGTCGAGGGGCACCGGCAGTTCAACCCCGGCTGGCACCTGGCCATCGATCTGCGCAACATGCTGCTGGTCAGCGAGTGCGTGGCGCGCGCCGCGCTGGAGCGGACGGAGAGCCGTGGCGGGCACACCCGCGACGACTGTCCGGAGATGGACCGCGCATGGCGGCGGCTCAATCTGGTCTGCCGGCTCTCCGACCCCTCGGGCGGTCTGGCGGCACCCGACACCGGACGCGGCCAGATCCGGCTGGAGCGGCGTGAGACGCCGCCCATCCGGCCCGATCTGCTGAACCTGTTCGAAAAGGAAGAGCTGGTGAAGTACCTGACGGACGAGGAGCTGACCCAGTGA